Genomic segment of Salvia splendens isolate huo1 chromosome 12, SspV2, whole genome shotgun sequence:
caattttaaagacagaactagagaccaaatctagggccaagatttgtgctacatttctggatttaaatgcatttttattttgatcatcttcctgtatatatatatatagagttgtgatcaatgtcgaaccaattttaaagaccgaactagagaccaaatctgggccattagatctagtttttttgatgagatgtgctgctgtgtaaatttttcggtcttcattacaagcccatttcacttcattgtataggtttattacttggTATGGTTCgatggttcggtctttaagatatatatatatatatatatatatatatatatatatatatatatatatatatatatatagggatgtattcatttccttttcctatatttcctcctttttccttctaatatcagccattagattagagaaatggacggtcaagatcaacattgggtaattaatcccgtgttgcattatttgtcttattttgtgcattatgagggtacaatagtaatctaataatggctagaaaccgctacgaataatgcaccacatggtcacgagtaatgcatataattgcctatataatgcacaatatgtgaactgcaatgcatacgaacaagatgtgctgtgttatgatgtttgacacacgtttcttgtttcccctaaggtttaataagcttaggggctagggtatagtacgtagacatgtatgtaatcttcacatggtaacgagtaatggatataattgactatataatgcacaatttgtgaactgcaatgcatacgaacaagatgtgttgtgttatgatgtttgacacacgtttcttgtttcccctaaggctttaataagcttaggggctagggtatagtacgtacgcattaataacaaattataaaacgatacgaataattcaccaaattgtcacgagtaatggatgttattaactatataatgcacaatatgtgagctgcaatgcatacgaataagatgtaccatgttatgatgtttgacacacgtttcttgtttcccctaagggtttaataagcttaggggctagggtatagtacgtagacattactaaatgcacgtatgtaatcttcaatccgttgattaacccatatacacaatacctctaataatgcataatatactgagataatgacaattaacagctacataatgcactacctaaaccaaataatgcacatacgtatattccaataacaacaatttgttagtaatgtctacgtactataccctagcccctaagcttattaaacccttaggggaaacaagaaacgtgtgtcaaacatcataacatggtacatcttattcgtatgcattgcagctcacatattgtgcattatatagttaataacatccattactcgtgacaatttggtgaattattcgtatcgttttataatttgttattaatgcgtacgtactataccctagcccctaagcttattaaacccttaggggaaacaagaaacgtgtgtcaaacatcataacacagcacatcttgttcgtatgcattgcagttcacaaattgtgcattatatagtcaattatatccattactcgttaccatgtgaaaaTTACATACGTGTGtacgtactacaccctagcccctaagcttattaaacccttaggggaaacaagaaacgtgtgtccaaacatcataacatgatacatcttattcgtatgcattgcagttcacatattgtgcattatatagtcaattatatgcattactcgtgaccatgtggtgcattattcgcagataccaaaatgtggcagttacttttccgtcaaatgacaataataaccctgtaatgcatacaaccatcttctataatgcaacacggaaccagttttatagaatcaatctgatccgttgatgccttagatctaacgcgtaatattaagaaggaaaaaggatctaagatgtgaaaaggagaataaagctcccccatatatatatatagagttgtgatcaatgtcgaaccaattttaaagacagaactagagaccaaatctagggccaagatttgtgctacatttctggatttaaatgcatttttattttgatcatcttcctgtatatatatatatagagttgtgatcaatgtcgaaccaattttaaagaccgaactagagaccaaatctgggccattagatctagtttttttgatgagatgtgctgctgtgtaaatttttcggtcttcattacaagcccatttcacttcattgtataggtttattacttggTATGGTTCgatggttcggtctttaagatatatatatatatatatatatatatatatatatatatatatatatatatagggatgtattcatttccttttcctatatttcctcctttttccttctaatatcagccattagattagagaaatggacggtcaagatcaacattgggtaattaatcccgtgttgcattatttgtcttattttgtgcattatgagggtacaatagtaatctaataatggctagaaaccgctacgaataatgcaccacatggtcacgagtaatgcatataattgcctatataatgcacaatatgtgaactgcaatgcatacgaacaagatgtgctgtgttatgatgtttgacacacgtttcttgtttcccctaaggtttaataagcttaggggctagggtatagttcgtagacatgtatgtaatcttcacatggtaacgagtaatggatataattgactatataatgcacaatttgtgaactgcaatgcatacgaacaagatgtgttgtgttatgatgtttgacacacgtttcttgtttcccctaaggctttaataagcttaggggctagggtatagtacgtacgcattaataacaaattataaaacgatacgaataattcaccaaattgtcacgagtaatggatgttattaactatataatgcacaatatgtgaactgcaatgcatacgaataagatgttccatgttatgatgtttgacacacgtttcttgtttcccctaagggtttaataagcttaggggctagggtatagtacgtagacattactaaatgcacgtatgtaatcttcaatccgttgattaacccatatacacaatacctctaataatgcataatatactgagataatgacaattaacagctacataatgcactacctaaaccaaataatgcacatacgtatattccaataacaacaatttgttagtaatgtctacgtactataccctagcccctaagcttattaaacccttaggggaaacaagaaatgtgtgtcaaacatcataacatggtacatcttattcgtatgcattgcagttcacatattgtgcattatatagttaataacatccattactcgtgacaatttggtgaattattcgtatcgttttataatttgttattaatgcgtacgtactataccctagcccctaagcttattaaacccttaggggaaacaagaaacgtgtgtcaaacatcataacacagcacatcttgttcgtatgcattgcagttcacaaattgtgcattatatagtcaattatatccattacttgttaccatgtgaagattacatacgtgtctacgtactataccctagcccctaagcttattaaacccttaggggaaacaagaaacgtgtgtccaaacatcataacatgatacatcttattcgtatgcattgcagttcacatattgtgcattatatagtcaattatatgcattactcgtgaccatgtggtgcattattcgcagataccaaaatgtggcagttacttttccgtcaaatgtcaataataaccctgtaatgcatacaaccaccttctataatgcaacacggaaccagttttatagaatcaatctgatccgttgatgccttagatctaacgcgtaatattaagaaggaaaaaggatctaaaatgtgaaaaggagaatatatataggggagcgttattctccttttcacatcttagatcatttttccttcttaatattacgcgttagatctaaggcatcaacggatcagattgattctataaaactggtaccgtcttgcattatagaaggtggttgtatgcattacagggttattattgacatttgacggaaaagtaactgccacattttggtatctgcgaataatgcaccacatggtcacgactaatgcatttaattgactatataatgcacaatatgttaactgcaatgcatacgaataagatgtaccatgttatgatgtttggacacacgtttcttgtttcccctaagggtttaataagcttaggggctagggtatagtacgtagacacgtatgtaatcttcacatggtaacgagtaatggatataattgactatataatgcacaatttgtgaactgcaatgcatacgaataagatgtaccatgttatgatgtttggacacacgtttcttgtttcccctaagggtttaataagcttaggggctagggtatagtacgtacgcattaataacaaattataaaacgatacgaataattcaccaaattgtcacgagtaatggatgttattaactatataatgcacaatatgtgaactgcaatgcatacgaataagatgtaccatgttatgatgtttgacacacgtttcttgtttcccctaagggtttaataagcttaggggctagggtatagtacgtagacattactaacaaattgttgttattggaatatacgtatgtgcattatttggtttaggtagtgcattatgtagctgttaattgtcattatctcagtatattatgcattattagaggtattgtgtatatgggttaatcaacggattgaagattacatacgtgcatttagtaatgtctacgtactataccctagcccctaagcttattaaacccttaggggaaacaagaaacgtgtgtcaaacattaTAACAttgtacatcttattcgtatgcattgcagttcacatattgtgcattatatagttaataacatccattactcgtgacaatttggttaattattcgtatcgttttataatttgttattaatgcgtacgtactataccctagcccctaagcttattaaacccttaggggaaacaagaaacgtgtgtcaaacatcataacacagcacatcttgttcgtatgcattgcagttcacaaattgtgcattatatagtcaattatatccattactcgttaccatgtgaagattacatacgtgtctacgtactataccctagcccctaagcttattaaactcttaggggaaacaagaaacgtgtgtccaaacatcataacatggtacatcttattcgtatgcattgtagttcacatattgtgcattatatagtcaattatatgcattactcgtgaccatgtagtgcattattcgtagcggtttccagccattattagattactattgtaccctcataatgcacaaaataggacaaataatgcaacacgggattaattacccaatgttgatcttgaccgtccatttctctaatctaatggctgatattaagaaggaaaaaggaggaaatataggaaaaggaaatgaatacatccctatatatatatatatatatatatgttgtgtaaaagaataatttaaatttagatagttataatcattaaaattttgaaatattttgtaatagttagttataactaatttgttgttaatTGACACTAATACCCCTAATTGACTTTTTTTTACACTGCATTGATATTTATGGTTGAATGATCTTATGCCTTGATTTAATGATccaatatttattatttagttgtagttagcaatttaagatggatttagcaatataacgcacccctatatatatagggatgtatatatattttttatttttctcattttgacATTTTGTTTTAATTCCATGAACATCACATCTTAAATCACACTTTACGATAAAAATGATCATAATTATAAAGTTATTAAAATCAAGCctcattaaataatttatttaagcCAATATTAACCCTGGTAGCTAGGTACTAATCTTTATACATAATGTACTTCAagtgatatttttaattttattcacaAATGTtgttaaaataagaaataatttCAAACAAAAATATTCATCCATACAACATTACTAAAGAAAAAGAGTTAGCATTAAACAAAAATCACACGATCGACCTGGTAGAGAATAAATTCCTGCATCCGTTTTAGATTCTTCTAGTTGCTAGGTCTTATTCCTTGATTAGTGTTTGACTCATTAGTCATTACCCTATCAATTAACAAAATACTACTgcctctgtccgcgaatagaagtcctgtttttttatttcggtccgtccgcaaataagagtcctggttcacttttattataaatagtatataggtctcacatttcacGAACTCAtttaactcacatttaatttaaaactaatatacataAGTGGGACGCATATTCAATTAACTTTTTTCCATCCACATTTctaatatttcttaaatttcgtACCGAAAATAAATGGGACTCCTGTTCACGGACGGAAGTAGTAAAACATTAGAGCTACCACAAATTTTACCTTAAAATATTAACGAACACCTGCAAATTCACCATGTACTCAATTGTAAAATGTTTCTCTTTTAAATTTCAAGTAATAAATTATAAGGAGTTCCAAttcgaaaaagaaaaaacaaattcaaaaaatgAAAGGATAATTTGGTTCTCTTCATCAAACATTTATTTGGACCCCATAAAACGCAAGGACCATTTCAAGAACAATGAATGCATTTATTCGACCAAGTCTTCAATTGCAATCAATACTACAAAGCTTCCAAACGCAAAAAGCTGAGAGAGAAATTTACACTTGGATTTCTGAGCTTCCCTCCCTCGGTAGAAACGTGTCAACTCTTAATTCTTCCAAAACTCAAACCGACAGAAGACTTCTGATAGAAATAAAGAGCCAGACTCAACGGtcttaaattattgaaaaaataagaataatttccgacaaaattaaatgcaaataTCAAGCATGATGCAAGACGTAATATTCCTAGAGTGTTGTTAAATGGCCATAATATGATcagccataaagagttaatttagtccatttacatgtataaaaaaaattagaattaccgatataaacttatatgtgtgtgaatggacttgtgaattgatacttatctttgaattccatgacgtaaaacacattaatatcacgaattattgtatacgttgagcaacaatcaagaaatgacagtagtaataagttgagcaaaaactacgaaagagcgacactaacatgttgagcaacatataacgaagatgatataaaagtaaaatcaagtagtattaaaccaaaaattttaaaaaaatcaattttttttattattcaattaatttatggccggtcataatgtggccgcaaGCTTTATTCATATTCCTAATTCCCTTCCCATATTAGAAAAAATTACTCCTATTTGAATAAATATCTTACAAAATTCTTTACCTCTATTAGTTGACAGTTGACACTCGTCCCACTCCACTTTCGTAAAATTCCCCAATATATTCATTCCAATTTCCAATTGACACAGACTTCAAACTTCCTCTTACATCGAAATGAAAAACACTAATTTCTCCGTTGATTGCTCTCCGTTGATTGCTGCTGTTTGAGGTTTTGCGTAGAAACTATGTATAGTTTTAGTAGTATTTTCTTGGCTTCTCTTTCTAGTGTGATGCTCAAGATTCTTGGCCTCATTCACAGACACGTTTACATGTAAAATTCTTCTCAATCTCgataaaaatccaatcttttttACTTATCATCTATTTAGGGGTAATTTCTATCCATTTTGCAGGTCAAAATCAAGTCTTGCTGAAGAAGAGAAGGGTTCCATGGATGAGAACTCTGTTTCATTTGGGAGCTGTTTGGTTGCTAAAAATAGTAAATGCCAAATTTTGTCGGCTAATAATGTGAGTGGATTCTTGGAAGAGCCTAAGGCAGTGGGATTTGTGGTCCAAGAATTGTTTGTCGGACCAGATAACTTTATTGTGGGGAGTGATCAGATCATTGCCTCTGAAATCATGGGATTAGATGAAAAGATGGAGAAATTTGGTCAAGGATCAGAAAAAACAGAGGAATATGATCAAGAATCAGAGAAAACAGAGGATTTTGAACAAGAATCAAACTTCTCCTCGCCCTTTTATTTCAAATTGTTGAATCCTTCTTTCTCTGTTAATCAAGAGAGTTCATCAGAAATGAAAAAGATTATTTCTTTAGAAGGTGTTTGTGGCGAAAAAGACAAAGAAGAGGAGGATGATTTTCGAGCTGAAGGGAAGATGGTGGATGAAGAATTTTGTTATGAAATCGAATTGATTCCCAGCAGCCATTCTTCAAGCCTGGATCAAGAATCGGATGCTCAtcagaaaatggaaaaaaatgatTCCTTGAACTGGATGAGTAGTTTTCTTGATGAGGCTGATGAATCAAAATCATCTCTATTAGACGATGATCATGAAAATAAGGCCacttttgatgatgatgatgagttcATAGAGATGGACCCTCAATCTGTGAAGCTTAGTGATGATTTGGATTTGgacttggagagagagagtgattcatctccatctccatctccatctccatcatGTGTTGATGCAAATAATAGTTCACAACAGAAGTGTTGGGATTCAGATGATGAACATGAAAATGATGGAGTAGATGTTTTGTCCCAACACCAGAATTTGGTGCAGCAGATGAAGATGGAGCTCAAGAGCTGCAGAATCAGAGGCCTTCCAACAATATCCGAGGACTCCGAAACTCCTAAGATGATTGAAGATTTGAGACCTCTTGAAATTGATCACAAGATTGGGTACAAGGATGTGATGGATGGAATTCAGAGATTCTACAAGAGCTATACAGAAAAAATGAGAAAACTGGACATCTTGAATTACCAGACATCACAAGCTATTAGTAAGttgttattattaattttaattttttatatgttCAAGGATTGATTTTTGGTTGCAAAACATGATCAAAATATGTAGGATCTGATATTACTTGATGTGTTTAATGTTTCATGCTGGATACCTTTTTATATTGCTGTCTGAAAGGATTTGCATTATTGGGCTTTATTGAATAGTATATCCTTCCTCTAAAAGCTACCCAATTGTCTATAGgcctaaaaaaatcacattttgaaTATGGGAATGACCAAATTCTTTTTGGGAAGTATGGTTTTGCTTTTCAATTAGTGCATTATTGACCTAAAAGTTTGatctttattaaataaaattcctTTTGGAAAGTATGGTTACTAATCACGAGTGCATTCTTGACCTAAAAACTTGATCTTTATTCCACATTTTAATTTCAATGACTAATGAGGTAAAAGATGTGTTGAAATGATGCAGGTTTCTTACAGCTGAAGGAAACTGAGGCATTCACAGCATGCAAGAAAAGGGCTAACTCTGTTTTGCCAAGATTCTTGGCTGGGAAGGTGAGGAGGGTCTATGCTGATCCAATGCACAAAACTATAAGCGAGTTGCACAGCGATTTGGAGGTGGTGTATGTCGGCCAGATGTGTCTGTCGTGGGAGATTCTGTGGTGGCTCGATGCAAAAGCCCGTGAGCTGCTCGATCATGATGGTGAAGGGAGGCATTCCTACAACCGCACTGCTGAGGAGCTCCAGCAGTTTCAAGTCCTCATGCAGCGGTTCATGGAGGATGAGCAGTTTGAGGGGCATAGGATCGACAACTATGTCAGGAGCCGGTGCATGATCCGGAGCCTCCTCCAAGTCCCAACCATCAAGGGTAAGATAGATAAGTCAAATATTTTTTGCGATTTAACGTTCATTACTTATTGGATGTGTGATAAATATCATAGATGATTGTGCGAAGACGaaggagagagaggagagggatGACGCGATCACACTAGAAACATTGGTGGGGACCATAAGTGAGACAATGGTGATCTTTCAAGAATTCGTCTTTGGTGACAAGAAGGTGACAAATTGTGGTGGCCTAATTGCCAAGGTTGATGATGCCCTACAACATGGGCCTCTATTGGAAGTTGTCTCGAGCCTCGACAAGGTTTGTTATTTTTTCGGATATGAAGTCTTTGTTAGTAGTGGTGTGTTCGATAAATTTAGGTGGTGTTCGATTTTGCAGAAGGGGAGGAGGATGAAGGAGCAAATGAGGGGTGAAAAGTGCATCGTGAGGAAGTTGAGGAAGCATCAAGAGAGAGGGTTGGATAGAGAGATGATGGCAATTGAGGTGGATTTGAGATTGGTTTCGAGGGTTTTGAATATGTCAAGATTGAGCGAAGATCACTTGCTTTGGTGTCGGAAGAAATTGAATAACATTAATTTTGTGGGGAAGAAGCTTCGGAGGGATGCATGTTTTTTGCTTTTCCCTTGTTAGatttttcttgtcttttatTATGGTAGCTTCCGACTTGTATATCAAGGCCATGAGAAGTACTTAGGTTAGTAGTGTATAATCGTATACACAAATATATTAGTACATAATACTACTCCGTAGTATTTAAAAATTTGTATGATATTCGAGGTTGAATTTAATATCATCGTAATTGATTGGatctatataaataattaaatatggatAACCAGAACAAACTACTTTCATTGTTTAAGCTATGTAGATATTTCAAGTGACTTTAACACTAATTTCAAGGAAATTACTATTGTATGAATAATAGTTAAACAattgaaaattatttatatatttgggGTGAAGGtattatacttcatccgtcccaaaagaatatgcactttaagttcggcacggattttaatataaaaatggtaaagtaagtgaaaggtagagagaaaaattaaataaaatattattagtggagaatgaatctcaactcattagagataaaagagttttcaaaattagaaagtgtatattaTTTGggaacggactaaaaaggaaagagtgtatattctAGTGGGACAGGGGATATTCTAGGcagaaaaaactaaaatatggaaaataattatataattatgattaatCTAGTACGTATGTTTTCTCTTTTACTCAATTTTACCGTTACTTGAGGAGGTATGTTAAAGAGAACATAAAAACTAagaactactactactacactATTGAAAATCAAACAACAATCTAATTGCAAAAACAAGACACATTATTATACTTTTTCGGTTATTcgatttatgtaatttttgacTTTAT
This window contains:
- the LOC121759153 gene encoding uncharacterized protein LOC121759153 codes for the protein MYSFSSIFLASLSSVMLKILGLIHRHVYMSKSSLAEEEKGSMDENSVSFGSCLVAKNSKCQILSANNVSGFLEEPKAVGFVVQELFVGPDNFIVGSDQIIASEIMGLDEKMEKFGQGSEKTEEYDQESEKTEDFEQESNFSSPFYFKLLNPSFSVNQESSSEMKKIISLEGVCGEKDKEEEDDFRAEGKMVDEEFCYEIELIPSSHSSSLDQESDAHQKMEKNDSLNWMSSFLDEADESKSSLLDDDHENKATFDDDDEFIEMDPQSVKLSDDLDLDLERESDSSPSPSPSPSCVDANNSSQQKCWDSDDEHENDGVDVLSQHQNLVQQMKMELKSCRIRGLPTISEDSETPKMIEDLRPLEIDHKIGYKDVMDGIQRFYKSYTEKMRKLDILNYQTSQAISFLQLKETEAFTACKKRANSVLPRFLAGKVRRVYADPMHKTISELHSDLEVVYVGQMCLSWEILWWLDAKARELLDHDGEGRHSYNRTAEELQQFQVLMQRFMEDEQFEGHRIDNYVRSRCMIRSLLQVPTIKDDCAKTKEREERDDAITLETLVGTISETMVIFQEFVFGDKKVTNCGGLIAKVDDALQHGPLLEVVSSLDKKGRRMKEQMRGEKCIVRKLRKHQERGLDREMMAIEVDLRLVSRVLNMSRLSEDHLLWCRKKLNNINFVGKKLRRDACFLLFPC